Proteins encoded within one genomic window of Halorussus salilacus:
- a CDS encoding ABC transporter substrate-binding protein, with protein MGVRESRRRFLKHFAAGGSLALGGISGCVGQITGGSESVRFGSILPTSLSGELGTVGSHGVRAIEQAVADVNRAGGPLDREIEFLPEDSGADTDRALDAYESLREEGTIGFVGGLLSEVSLELVEEVPGECMQVSSASTHPSLASKGYADETKYFARTVPSDVLQAVVMVKILQDAKYVGADAAAVLHVDDSFGAGLADRIESLFDGTVTATVPYDPDADAYGGVLDEAFADDPDGVALVATPGTTEGLMTEWADSEYDAEWVLSAGLLSDSPAGYFRDAYSASIRVEETDGALRLRQQLRDVAPLAPFTENAYDALFLQALAVERAGEATPEAIAENIEAVSAGPGHTVTVGEFDRAKSLLRAGREVTYQGAAGSVGLNERLEPLSPYVVEQVEGRNVVPLELVHSSYFEGRAV; from the coding sequence ATGGGAGTGCGTGAATCGAGACGACGGTTCCTGAAGCATTTCGCCGCCGGTGGGAGCCTCGCGCTTGGAGGAATCTCCGGGTGCGTCGGGCAGATTACGGGCGGGAGCGAGTCGGTCCGGTTCGGGTCCATCCTCCCGACCTCCCTCTCGGGCGAACTCGGGACCGTCGGGAGTCACGGAGTCAGGGCCATCGAGCAGGCGGTCGCCGACGTCAACCGCGCGGGCGGACCGCTCGACCGGGAAATCGAGTTCCTTCCCGAGGACAGCGGGGCCGACACCGACCGGGCGCTCGACGCCTACGAGTCGTTGCGCGAGGAGGGAACAATCGGATTCGTCGGCGGCCTCCTGAGCGAGGTGTCGCTCGAACTCGTCGAGGAGGTCCCCGGCGAGTGCATGCAGGTCAGCTCCGCGAGCACCCACCCGTCGCTGGCGTCGAAGGGCTACGCCGACGAGACGAAGTACTTCGCCCGGACGGTCCCCAGCGACGTCCTGCAGGCGGTCGTGATGGTGAAGATACTCCAAGATGCCAAGTACGTCGGTGCCGACGCGGCCGCGGTCCTCCACGTCGACGACTCGTTCGGGGCGGGTCTCGCCGACCGAATCGAGTCGCTGTTCGACGGGACGGTCACCGCGACGGTGCCGTACGACCCCGACGCCGACGCGTACGGAGGGGTTCTCGACGAGGCGTTCGCCGACGACCCGGACGGGGTCGCGCTCGTCGCCACTCCCGGGACGACGGAGGGACTCATGACCGAGTGGGCCGACAGCGAGTACGACGCCGAGTGGGTGCTGAGCGCCGGGTTGCTCTCGGACTCGCCAGCGGGCTACTTCCGGGACGCCTACAGCGCGTCCATCAGGGTCGAGGAGACCGACGGCGCGCTTCGGCTGCGCCAGCAACTCCGGGACGTCGCGCCGCTGGCACCGTTCACCGAGAACGCCTACGACGCGCTCTTCCTGCAGGCGCTCGCGGTCGAGCGGGCGGGCGAGGCCACGCCCGAAGCCATCGCCGAGAACATCGAGGCGGTCTCCGCCGGGCCGGGCCACACCGTCACGGTCGGGGAGTTCGACCGCGCGAAGTCCCTGCTTCGCGCTGGCAGGGAGGTCACCTATCAGGGCGCGGCCGGGAGCGTCGGCCTCAACGAGCGCCTCGAACCGCTGAGTCCGTACGTGGTCGAGCAGGTCGAGGGACGCAACGTGGTCCCGCTCGAACTCGTCCACTCCTCGTACTTCGAAGGGAGGGCGGTGTGA
- a CDS encoding carbohydrate kinase family protein — MTDSDPNVLVAGETLIDFLPDSPGPLSGVEGFSRRAGGAPANVAVALSRLGEPPWFWTRVGEDPFGGHLAETLAGYGVPDRFVERDPDAKTALAFVSHDESADRAFTFYRDGTADTRLEPGGVSDETLDSVEWVCLGGVMLAAEPGRSATLDLAERASGRDCTVVFDPNARPELWPDGDEFADLVGRMFDYADVVKATPEDLRAVGFEADDPETLAEAVCERGPHTALLTLGGAGAVAAATAPAPWGPETAAHAGYEVDPVDTTGAGDAFTAGALAALAGRIGGEGRPSLSDALAFANAVAAVTTTAVGAMSALPTREEVRRFRESR; from the coding sequence ATGACGGACTCCGACCCAAACGTTCTCGTCGCCGGGGAGACGCTGATAGACTTCCTGCCGGACTCGCCCGGCCCGCTCTCGGGAGTCGAAGGGTTCTCGCGCCGTGCAGGCGGCGCGCCCGCCAACGTCGCAGTCGCGCTCTCGCGGCTCGGCGAACCCCCGTGGTTCTGGACCCGGGTCGGCGAGGACCCCTTCGGCGGCCACCTCGCCGAGACGCTCGCGGGCTACGGCGTCCCCGACCGGTTCGTCGAGCGCGACCCCGACGCGAAGACCGCGCTGGCGTTCGTGAGCCACGACGAGTCGGCCGACCGCGCGTTCACCTTCTACCGCGACGGGACCGCCGACACCCGACTCGAACCCGGCGGGGTGTCCGACGAGACGCTCGATTCGGTCGAGTGGGTCTGTCTCGGCGGCGTGATGCTCGCCGCCGAACCCGGCCGTTCGGCGACCCTCGACCTCGCGGAGCGCGCGAGTGGACGCGACTGTACCGTGGTCTTCGACCCCAACGCCCGGCCGGAACTCTGGCCGGACGGCGACGAGTTCGCCGACCTCGTGGGTCGGATGTTCGATTACGCCGACGTGGTCAAGGCAACGCCCGAGGACCTCCGCGCCGTGGGGTTCGAGGCCGACGACCCCGAGACGCTCGCCGAGGCCGTCTGCGAGCGCGGCCCGCACACCGCCCTGCTCACCCTCGGCGGCGCGGGCGCGGTCGCCGCGGCGACCGCGCCCGCGCCGTGGGGTCCGGAAACGGCCGCCCACGCCGGATACGAGGTCGACCCGGTGGACACCACGGGCGCGGGCGACGCCTTCACCGCCGGGGCGCTGGCGGCGCTGGCCGGGCGAATCGGGGGCGAGGGCCGACCCTCGCTGTCGGACGCGCTGGCGTTCGCCAACGCGGTCGCCGCGGTCACGACCACCGCTGTCGGTGCGATGTCGGCCCTGCCGACCCGCGAGGAGGTCCGGCGGTTCCGCGAATCGCGGTAG
- a CDS encoding methyl-accepting chemotaxis protein, producing the protein MSDRRKSGDGSDRRKSGEKLDGLLGRLESLLPARIRRSYAAKFWLGLLVVMVLIAGFGAYIHFDTQSQVTAQTESEVSGIAKVEAKSVNDWVVSKRSTTTFVAESIATTDGSGGGFQERLDATLIDLPQDVQGLHYVNPDTNIVVASTNDDLTGQELSSEEAPWVEDLNSSTTDSVGVSAPHESVGGSVPVVGFTTRVAGLDGVLVLTASLPDRSKEFHSPIPTGDIKVVDSDGTVVLDNRNADLLEQYGGDDGSSTVVERGLDGDSGVRESSARVGMDEGDYVVAYRPILGTDWVMTYHVPVGEAYALQNQVTTNIWLLAGASVVALLFIGLTIGRVTANSLDVLAGKADAIADGRLDVEVPESSREDELGRLFGAFGEMRDYLDTAADQAEALANEEFDADVLDEDVPGTFGTAFDRMHTNLESLIRDIETARDEAEDAREDAEALTAALERKATEFGDVMSHAAEGDLTARMDTDSESDAMNDIAGEFNAMMEDLADTVAEVHEFADTVTAASREVTHSAAEISTASEEVSEATQVLSEGAGEQKESLTAATNELSQLSASIQEVAASAEEVARTAQRTNERSESGREAAEEAREKMAAVSEEAEETVSEIHALAEEMDEIGEIVDLIGDIADQTNVLALNASIEAASADASGDGFAVVAEEVKSLATETKEAADEVEARIERIRERTERAVEDISDTREEVAEGERVVSRAHDALETIADNVDETTEGVQEISRATDEQAVTTEEVVATMDEATDISERSARKAEDAAAASEQQTATVAEVSDSADRLAQRADDLLDLLDEFEIESDPAEARADD; encoded by the coding sequence ATGTCCGACCGGCGAAAATCGGGCGACGGGTCCGACCGGCGAAAATCGGGCGAGAAGCTCGACGGACTGCTCGGACGGCTCGAATCGCTGCTCCCGGCGCGGATTCGTCGGAGCTACGCGGCGAAGTTCTGGCTCGGGTTGCTCGTCGTGATGGTCCTCATCGCGGGGTTCGGCGCGTACATCCACTTCGACACCCAGTCGCAGGTGACCGCCCAGACCGAATCGGAGGTCTCGGGCATCGCGAAGGTCGAGGCCAAGTCGGTCAACGACTGGGTCGTCTCGAAGCGCTCGACGACGACGTTCGTCGCCGAGTCCATCGCGACCACCGACGGCTCCGGCGGTGGCTTCCAGGAGCGACTCGACGCCACGCTCATCGACCTGCCACAGGACGTGCAGGGGCTCCACTACGTCAATCCCGACACGAACATCGTGGTCGCCAGCACCAACGACGACCTGACCGGTCAGGAACTGTCCTCCGAGGAGGCCCCGTGGGTGGAGGACCTCAACTCCAGCACGACCGATTCGGTCGGGGTCTCGGCCCCACACGAATCCGTCGGCGGGTCGGTGCCCGTCGTCGGATTCACCACGCGAGTGGCGGGACTCGACGGCGTCCTCGTCCTGACGGCGTCGCTCCCGGACCGCTCGAAGGAGTTCCACTCGCCGATTCCGACCGGCGACATCAAGGTCGTCGACAGCGACGGGACGGTCGTCCTCGACAACCGCAACGCCGACCTGCTCGAACAGTACGGCGGGGACGACGGGTCCTCGACCGTGGTCGAGCGCGGCCTCGACGGCGACAGCGGCGTCCGCGAGTCCTCGGCTAGGGTCGGTATGGACGAGGGCGACTACGTGGTCGCCTACCGTCCCATCTTGGGCACCGACTGGGTCATGACCTACCACGTCCCGGTGGGCGAGGCCTACGCGCTCCAGAATCAGGTCACGACGAACATCTGGCTGCTCGCGGGCGCGTCCGTCGTCGCGCTCCTGTTCATCGGCCTCACCATCGGTCGAGTGACCGCGAACTCCCTCGACGTTCTCGCCGGGAAGGCAGACGCCATCGCCGACGGCCGACTCGACGTGGAGGTCCCCGAGAGCAGCCGGGAGGACGAACTCGGTCGGCTGTTCGGCGCGTTCGGCGAGATGCGCGACTACCTCGACACGGCCGCCGATCAGGCCGAGGCGCTCGCGAACGAGGAGTTCGACGCCGACGTGCTCGACGAGGACGTTCCGGGGACGTTCGGAACCGCGTTCGACCGGATGCACACCAACCTCGAAAGCCTGATTCGGGACATCGAGACCGCCCGCGACGAGGCCGAGGACGCCCGCGAGGACGCCGAGGCGCTCACCGCCGCGCTCGAACGCAAGGCGACCGAGTTCGGCGACGTGATGAGCCACGCCGCCGAGGGCGACCTCACCGCGCGGATGGACACCGACAGCGAGAGCGACGCGATGAACGACATCGCCGGGGAGTTCAACGCCATGATGGAGGACCTCGCCGACACCGTCGCGGAGGTCCACGAGTTCGCCGACACCGTGACCGCCGCGAGCCGCGAGGTCACCCACAGCGCCGCCGAGATATCGACGGCCAGCGAAGAGGTCAGCGAGGCGACGCAGGTCCTCTCGGAGGGCGCGGGCGAACAGAAAGAGAGCCTGACCGCGGCGACGAACGAGCTCAGCCAGCTCTCGGCCAGCATCCAGGAGGTCGCCGCGAGCGCCGAGGAGGTCGCCCGGACCGCCCAGCGGACCAACGAGCGAAGCGAGTCGGGCCGGGAGGCCGCCGAGGAGGCCCGCGAGAAGATGGCTGCAGTCAGCGAGGAGGCCGAGGAGACCGTCTCGGAGATACACGCGCTCGCCGAGGAGATGGACGAGATAGGCGAAATCGTGGACCTGATCGGCGACATCGCCGACCAGACCAACGTCCTCGCGCTCAACGCGAGCATCGAGGCCGCGAGCGCCGACGCCTCCGGCGACGGCTTCGCGGTCGTCGCCGAGGAGGTCAAGTCGCTCGCCACCGAGACCAAGGAGGCCGCAGACGAGGTGGAGGCCCGCATCGAGCGCATCCGCGAGCGCACCGAGCGCGCGGTCGAGGACATCAGCGACACGCGCGAGGAGGTGGCCGAGGGCGAACGCGTCGTCTCGCGGGCCCACGACGCGCTCGAAACCATCGCCGACAACGTCGACGAGACCACCGAGGGCGTCCAAGAGATCAGCCGCGCGACCGACGAGCAGGCGGTCACGACCGAGGAGGTCGTCGCCACGATGGACGAGGCGACCGACATCAGCGAGCGGTCGGCCCGGAAGGCCGAGGACGCCGCCGCGGCGTCTGAACAGCAGACCGCGACCGTCGCGGAGGTCTCCGACAGCGCCGACCGACTCGCTCAGCGGGCCGATGACCTGCTCGACCTGCTCGACGAGTTCGAGATAGAATCCGACCCCGCCGAGGCCCGGGCCGACGACTGA
- a CDS encoding cupredoxin domain-containing protein, translating to MGVTGEPTEHETESTTRRGFLRAAAVGAAAVGASAGATRGASAQDEQEPAQTFRFGGEVAAWQGEEPSDIEGAENPTLELEAGTQYEVVWENLDGQPHDFVLQDDGGGNLAGTEQMSEQGATRSVTFEATPEMTTYICTVHPTTMVGDVEVSGGTVAEPEDTGISTWSLLMVGAVVAMFLSPVVFALFLFSRGREAATER from the coding sequence ATGGGAGTGACGGGGGAACCGACCGAACACGAGACCGAGAGCACGACCCGCCGGGGATTCCTGCGGGCGGCCGCGGTGGGGGCGGCCGCAGTGGGCGCGAGCGCGGGAGCGACGCGGGGTGCGAGCGCACAGGACGAACAGGAACCGGCCCAGACCTTCCGGTTCGGCGGGGAGGTGGCGGCGTGGCAGGGCGAGGAACCCTCCGACATCGAGGGCGCGGAGAACCCCACGCTCGAACTGGAAGCCGGGACGCAGTACGAGGTGGTCTGGGAGAACCTCGACGGCCAACCGCACGACTTCGTCCTTCAGGACGACGGGGGCGGGAACCTCGCCGGGACCGAACAGATGAGCGAACAAGGGGCGACGAGGTCGGTGACGTTCGAAGCGACGCCGGAGATGACCACCTACATCTGCACGGTCCATCCGACCACGATGGTCGGCGACGTGGAGGTGTCTGGCGGGACCGTCGCCGAACCCGAGGACACGGGGATATCGACGTGGTCCTTGCTGATGGTCGGGGCCGTCGTCGCGATGTTCCTCTCGCCGGTGGTGTTCGCACTGTTCCTGTTCTCGCGGGGCCGCGAGGCGGCGACAGAGCGATGA
- a CDS encoding COG1361 S-layer family protein → MRPTVLLVVALVVAAGVGPALGQDGEGTVVGRPNIELSATENRFGPGERVTLDVFASNDGDLDRGGPSEYEQRVTTARNVRMEIDESRMDPELARGVEVRTGEVFAGTVPEGASGPFSFGLELSESLAPGTYQIPVEVTYDYTNFVRYAEGRAPEYGDGTRSQTAFVTVVVEDRPQFEVETRDLSRVTAGDTESYRLNVTNTGTRTATDAEVTLSTGNTSVFFGGGDRPSQRTSVFVGELGPGETQSFEVTVGASADTAPGTYLADAVVSYRNPNGVAERSDRLTFGVAVGGEQTFGLRNVDSSLQVGETGEVTGRVVNTGETNVDDAVVVLTTENPNFRLRETEYSVGDLSPGQSANFSFRVDTANATDPGPRRLDFSVEYRNPDGESRTSDPLGARVAVAREQAFDVRATDSSLQVGDRGTVSGTVVNGGDRPVSNAVVVLQAEGTALQPRETEYAVGDLDPGESADFDFEVDAPNDTDPGVRQVSFRVRYRNDADEIRYSDSFDSSVAVGGEQTFAVGSVGGDLRVGETGDLRGEVTNAGDRPVSNAVVVLRTGNPNLEPRETEYAVGDLDPGESADFEFAVDVNAGAEPGPRQVSVQVRYRNRDGDLRTSDDLDARVDVTAEVDEFLVEPVDATVAAGSSSVVEFRVTNAANATLRDVEAKLFASDPLSSDNDEAFVSRLEPNESATLKFAVSVAGGAIPKAYPVSMDFAYENERGDDVLSDTYRVPVEVTDPERRGWGLPADVPVAGLAALGAVALALGLGWWKRDAIARRFS, encoded by the coding sequence GTGAGACCGACCGTCCTCCTCGTCGTCGCGCTGGTGGTCGCCGCGGGGGTCGGTCCGGCGCTCGGGCAGGACGGGGAGGGAACCGTGGTCGGCCGCCCGAACATCGAACTCTCGGCGACCGAGAACCGGTTCGGGCCGGGCGAGCGGGTCACCCTCGACGTGTTCGCCTCGAACGACGGCGACCTCGACCGCGGCGGTCCCTCGGAGTACGAACAGCGGGTGACGACCGCCCGGAACGTCCGGATGGAGATCGACGAGAGCCGGATGGACCCCGAACTCGCCCGCGGCGTCGAGGTCCGGACCGGGGAGGTGTTCGCCGGGACCGTCCCCGAGGGCGCTTCCGGACCGTTCTCCTTCGGCCTCGAACTCTCGGAGTCGCTCGCGCCCGGCACCTACCAGATACCCGTCGAGGTCACCTACGACTACACCAACTTCGTGCGCTACGCCGAGGGGCGCGCGCCCGAGTACGGCGACGGAACCCGGAGCCAGACCGCGTTCGTGACCGTCGTGGTCGAGGACCGGCCGCAGTTCGAGGTCGAGACCCGGGACCTCTCGCGCGTGACCGCGGGCGACACCGAGTCCTACCGGCTCAACGTCACCAACACCGGAACCCGGACCGCGACCGACGCCGAGGTGACGCTGTCGACCGGGAACACCTCGGTGTTCTTCGGCGGCGGCGACCGGCCCAGCCAGCGCACCAGCGTCTTCGTGGGCGAACTCGGCCCCGGCGAGACGCAGTCGTTCGAGGTCACGGTCGGCGCGAGCGCCGACACCGCGCCCGGAACCTACCTCGCCGACGCGGTGGTGAGCTATCGAAACCCGAACGGGGTCGCCGAGCGCTCGGACCGGCTCACCTTCGGGGTCGCGGTCGGCGGCGAGCAGACGTTCGGTCTGCGGAACGTCGACAGCAGTCTGCAGGTCGGCGAGACCGGGGAGGTAACGGGCCGGGTCGTGAACACGGGCGAGACCAACGTCGACGACGCCGTGGTCGTTCTGACCACCGAGAACCCCAACTTCCGGCTCAGAGAGACCGAGTACTCGGTGGGGGACCTCTCGCCCGGCCAGTCGGCGAACTTCAGCTTCCGGGTCGACACCGCGAACGCCACCGACCCCGGACCGCGGCGACTCGACTTCAGCGTGGAGTACCGCAACCCCGACGGCGAGTCCCGGACCAGCGACCCCCTCGGCGCGCGGGTCGCGGTCGCCCGCGAGCAGGCCTTCGACGTGCGAGCGACCGACAGCAGTCTGCAGGTCGGCGACCGCGGAACCGTCTCGGGCACCGTGGTAAACGGGGGCGACCGCCCGGTCTCGAACGCCGTGGTCGTCCTGCAAGCCGAGGGGACCGCGCTCCAGCCCCGCGAGACCGAGTACGCGGTCGGCGACCTCGACCCCGGCGAGTCGGCCGACTTCGACTTCGAGGTGGACGCGCCCAACGACACCGACCCCGGCGTCCGACAGGTGTCGTTCCGCGTGCGCTACCGGAACGACGCCGACGAAATTCGGTACAGCGACTCGTTCGATTCGAGCGTCGCGGTCGGCGGCGAGCAGACGTTCGCGGTCGGGAGCGTCGGCGGCGACCTCCGGGTCGGCGAGACGGGCGACCTCCGCGGGGAGGTCACGAACGCGGGCGACCGCCCGGTCTCGAACGCGGTCGTCGTCCTCCGGACCGGCAATCCGAACCTCGAACCGCGCGAGACCGAGTACGCGGTCGGCGACCTCGACCCCGGCGAGTCGGCCGACTTCGAGTTCGCGGTGGACGTGAACGCCGGGGCCGAACCCGGCCCGCGACAGGTGTCGGTGCAGGTGCGCTACCGGAATCGCGACGGCGACCTGCGGACGAGCGACGACCTCGACGCGCGGGTGGACGTGACCGCCGAGGTCGACGAGTTCTTGGTCGAACCGGTCGACGCGACGGTCGCGGCCGGGTCGTCGTCGGTGGTCGAGTTCCGGGTCACGAACGCGGCGAACGCGACCCTCCGGGACGTGGAGGCCAAACTGTTCGCGAGCGACCCCCTGTCGAGCGACAACGACGAGGCGTTCGTCTCCCGACTCGAACCGAACGAGTCGGCGACCCTGAAGTTCGCGGTGAGCGTCGCCGGAGGCGCGATTCCGAAGGCCTACCCCGTCTCGATGGACTTCGCCTACGAGAACGAACGCGGCGACGACGTCCTCTCGGACACGTATCGAGTCCCGGTCGAGGTGACCGACCCCGAGCGGCGAGGATGGGGGCTTCCGGCCGACGTTCCCGTCGCGGGACTCGCCGCGCTCGGCGCGGTTGCCCTCGCGCTCGGACTCGGCTGGTGGAAGCGCGACGCCATCGCTCGTCGCTTCTCGTGA
- a CDS encoding efflux RND transporter permease subunit: MNRPGRVVAAFLLLTAVFAVGTGSVSTESGTEQFGEDVPEQTALDAVNREFDPAFAPGATSTQLIHTGENVVSKPALVRMLTLQHRLERRPGLRIVETTGPANVVATTLDPEATTAEEQLRAVERASPARIEAAVRTAASENPSFERLLSEDFNPRAASASASITVVEHAVPEFDAGEQTAGTDPLTAIQREMQSVAASVGGDVRVFGAGIIAAEFENVIGDTLLVVVPAAAVLIVAFLVVAYRDLADLLLGVVALVMAIIWTFGFMGFAGVAFNQILIAVPPLLLAVGIDFGIHAVNRYREDRRDLLGESADRGPAVFGGTDLPGAAMRRATDQLLVAFFIVTATSVIGFASNLTSQLIPIRDFGLVASVGIVFTALVFGVFLPAAKVLLDRARERYPIPTLSQSPLGSEGSSLAAALTVGVGISRRAPLVFLLMTALLTAGAAGYATGVDTSFSDEQFLPPEETPAYLDGLPEPFRPDEYTVTRDINFLEANFETSEDEQVVVYVEGPMGRDTALEALHRAGEDPPETFVRDGRHASEQSILTVVESLAATDPEFARLVARNDRDGNGIPDRDLDAVYDALLDSEYAPLASQYLTEDRRSARVVYSVRGDADQREVTADARTVADRFRYEATATGNIVVFQAISDLIFESAIVSLAVALVGTAAFLVAVYAALLGRPSLGVANFVPIVVTVAALAGTMRAVGISLNAFTATVLAITIGLGIDYSVHVVHRFVDEFEEREAQESRGDWASDREAQEPKGDWASDREAQEPRGDWASDGETSAPDGALVSNAGTGVPTTGRTPRTERPRREGARALAALDRTLVGTGGALTGSMLTTVFGIGVLVLAVFPAIGQFGLLTALSVVYAYLASILVLPSVLVTWVRLVGG, encoded by the coding sequence GTGAACCGGCCGGGCCGGGTCGTCGCCGCGTTCCTGCTCCTGACCGCGGTCTTCGCGGTCGGCACGGGGAGCGTCTCCACCGAGTCGGGCACCGAGCAGTTCGGAGAGGACGTGCCCGAGCAGACCGCGCTCGACGCCGTCAACCGCGAGTTCGACCCCGCTTTCGCGCCGGGAGCCACCTCGACTCAGCTCATCCACACCGGCGAGAACGTCGTCTCGAAGCCCGCGCTGGTCCGGATGCTCACGCTCCAGCATCGGCTCGAACGACGCCCCGGCCTCCGAATCGTCGAGACGACCGGCCCGGCGAACGTCGTCGCCACCACGCTCGACCCCGAGGCGACCACGGCCGAGGAGCAACTCCGGGCGGTCGAGCGCGCGAGTCCCGCCCGAATCGAGGCCGCGGTCCGGACGGCCGCGAGCGAGAATCCGTCGTTCGAGCGCCTGCTGAGCGAGGACTTCAATCCCCGCGCCGCCTCCGCGAGCGCGAGCATCACGGTCGTCGAGCACGCCGTCCCGGAATTCGACGCGGGCGAACAGACGGCCGGAACCGACCCCCTCACCGCCATCCAGCGCGAGATGCAGTCGGTCGCCGCGTCCGTCGGGGGCGACGTCCGGGTGTTCGGCGCGGGAATCATCGCCGCGGAGTTCGAGAACGTCATCGGAGACACCCTGCTCGTCGTCGTGCCCGCGGCGGCGGTCCTCATCGTCGCCTTCCTCGTCGTCGCCTACCGCGACCTCGCCGACCTCCTTCTCGGGGTCGTCGCGCTCGTCATGGCGATAATCTGGACCTTCGGCTTCATGGGGTTCGCTGGCGTCGCGTTCAACCAGATCCTCATCGCGGTGCCGCCGCTCCTGCTCGCGGTCGGCATCGACTTCGGCATCCACGCGGTGAATCGCTACCGCGAGGACCGCCGGGACCTCCTCGGCGAGTCGGCCGACCGCGGCCCCGCCGTCTTCGGCGGGACCGACCTGCCGGGCGCGGCGATGCGCAGGGCGACCGACCAGCTACTGGTCGCGTTCTTCATCGTGACCGCCACGTCGGTCATCGGCTTCGCGTCGAACCTCACGAGCCAACTGATTCCCATCCGGGACTTCGGGCTGGTCGCCAGCGTCGGCATCGTGTTCACCGCGCTCGTGTTCGGGGTGTTCCTCCCCGCCGCGAAGGTCCTGCTCGACCGGGCCCGCGAGCGGTATCCGATTCCCACGCTCAGCCAGTCGCCGCTCGGTTCCGAGGGGTCGTCGCTCGCCGCGGCCCTGACCGTCGGCGTCGGCATCTCGCGTCGCGCACCTCTCGTCTTCCTCCTGATGACCGCGCTCCTCACCGCCGGGGCCGCGGGGTACGCGACCGGGGTGGACACCTCCTTCTCCGACGAGCAGTTCCTGCCGCCCGAGGAGACGCCCGCCTACCTCGACGGGCTCCCCGAACCGTTCAGGCCCGACGAGTACACCGTCACTCGCGATATCAATTTCCTCGAAGCCAACTTCGAGACGAGCGAGGACGAGCAGGTGGTGGTCTACGTCGAGGGGCCGATGGGACGCGACACCGCGCTCGAAGCCCTCCACCGCGCGGGCGAGGACCCGCCGGAGACCTTCGTGCGCGACGGCCGCCACGCGAGCGAGCAGAGCATCCTCACGGTCGTCGAGTCGCTCGCCGCGACCGACCCCGAGTTCGCGCGACTCGTCGCGCGAAACGACCGCGACGGCAACGGCATCCCGGACCGCGACCTCGACGCCGTCTACGACGCGCTGTTGGACTCGGAGTACGCCCCGCTGGCGAGCCAGTACCTCACCGAGGACCGCCGCAGCGCCCGGGTGGTCTACTCGGTGCGGGGCGACGCCGACCAGCGCGAGGTCACCGCCGACGCCCGGACGGTCGCCGACCGGTTCCGGTACGAGGCGACCGCGACCGGCAACATCGTGGTGTTTCAGGCCATCTCGGACCTCATCTTCGAGTCGGCAATCGTCAGCCTCGCGGTCGCGCTCGTCGGAACCGCGGCCTTCCTCGTCGCAGTGTACGCGGCCCTCCTCGGTCGCCCCTCGCTGGGCGTCGCCAACTTCGTCCCAATCGTCGTCACCGTCGCGGCGCTCGCGGGGACGATGCGCGCGGTCGGCATCTCGCTCAACGCCTTCACCGCGACGGTGCTCGCAATCACCATCGGTCTGGGCATCGATTACTCGGTCCACGTCGTCCACCGGTTCGTCGACGAGTTCGAGGAGCGCGAGGCGCAGGAGTCGAGAGGCGACTGGGCCTCGGATAGGGAGGCGCAGGAGCCGAAAGGCGACTGGGCCTCGGATAGGGAGGCGCAGGAGCCGAGAGGCGACTGGGCCTCGGACGGCGAGACCAGCGCGCCGGACGGCGCGCTGGTCTCGAACGCCGGGACGGGAGTGCCGACGACCGGCCGAACTCCGAGGACCGAGCGACCGCGCCGCGAGGGCGCGCGCGCCCTCGCGGCGCTCGACCGGACGCTCGTCGGTACCGGCGGCGCGCTGACGGGGAGCATGCTGACGACCGTCTTCGGCATCGGCGTCCTCGTGCTGGCGGTGTTCCCGGCCATCGGCCAGTTCGGACTGCTCACGGCGCTCAGCGTGGTCTACGCCTACCTCGCGTCGATTCTGGTCCTCCCGTCTGTGCTCGTGACGTGGGTCCGACTGGTCGGTGGCTGA